The following is a genomic window from Antechinus flavipes isolate AdamAnt ecotype Samford, QLD, Australia chromosome 3, AdamAnt_v2, whole genome shotgun sequence.
gcctcagtttcctcatctgtaaaatgagctggagaaggaaatggcaaaccattcctgtatctttgtcaagaaaactccaaacagggaCATGGAGAgtaaaacatgactgaaaattagagaatcaaaattgtttttaaaaaatcttattgatTTATTGGGCCATAAGAAAAATAATCGAACCCAGGGAAGTTGATGAGATCAGTAAGGGAGAAGGAATAAATAGAAGAGaggagggcccaggacagagccctAGGGAACAGGATGatccagaaaaagagacaagTATAGGTTGAACAagaaggagaaccaagagagaattgtcaagaaaacccaagtgGAGGAGGATGTGTAGGTGGGAAGAAGCAGTGTTTAATGCTGAAgggaggtcaagaaggatgaggactaagaaaatgccatctgatgtagcaattaagagatcactggtaacctTGGAGAAGATAGTTTCAGTGAAATAGTCTGGTCAGAAGCCAAGTTTCTTGAGGATGAGAAGTAAATGGGATGAGAGAAATTAGAATCAAGAATTATAGAAgagtaggaaaggaaggaaaaaacaggaCTATCAGTTTGATGAATACAAGATCAAGTGAAGGTTTTTTCAAGGATAAATGAGACCTGGAGATGTTTATAGAAAGCAGGGCAGGAGAAAGAACTGGAGAGAAATGGAAGATTCATGGAGGCTGGTCTGTAATCAAAGGAACAAGCTCCAAGAGGAGGCTGGGGGTTTGTTTGGGGGATAGGGTTGAAGATGAGTTGGTGAAAAGAATGACTTTTCATCAGCAAAATAGTGGATAATATACAGAGTTTTGTGGtgtaggaagaagggaggaaagaagcagGAGTTGAGATCCTTGgttaagagaagagaagaagggatttTGGGGAACAGCTATTATGTGTGTTAGTCAATGATGATGTTCTGGACCTGAATCTGAACCCTAAATGGGGCATGTGAGTCAGAGGTTTGTGTCGGTCCCTCACCAAACTCCCAAGCACACATTGAAAGGGAAAATGTTCCAGGGCCTCAAACAGACATCcttactcctcctccttccttcaaataaacaaaaatgattttattcccTACTTTTTGAAGGTTTCCTCTCAGAATTGCTGTTTCCTATaactgaaaagggaagggagagagatagtAAAGTTATGGGTTTGGtatgagaagatttttttttggtctggaagAAAGAACTGAACATTTGACTCTAGAAAATTGTATTTCTCATCATTCTTTAAGAAAACTTTCCTTTGCAAGGAAGGACGATTCATGGGCACAGAGAACTTGGGCTTTACTTTAAGATGCCAACAAAGCTGCAGCATCATCAAAATGGACCTTGTTATCTTCCCTTTGAAACCATTCTTTCAAACTTCTcaatattttcaattcaattccttcacaccccctcccccaaggtCCAATCACCTCCACAATGTATATGgtattcttctccttctctccactcacccAGTCACTGTGTTTTTGCCTTAACCTAGAAGGTGACTGATTTCATCAATATGAGAATCAGAAGGTAGCCAAGATTAGGAGAGCCAGCTATATTCCCAAGCTCTTTCATTTGCATtctcacttggggttttcttgccttttctagctcttttctttctccaactcattttacagatgaagaaactaagataaacaggataaagtgacttgtccaaggtcacgcagctaggaCGTGTCTGgtgctgggtttgaactcaggaagatgaaatcTCCTTGACTTCTAACCTTACCACCTAGAACCTTTAGAGTACCTTGTAAGAATGTTTCTTTGGAGGGTCATTGTAGAGCTATCAGATAGGAAAAAGTAAGTGAACCAGAAGAGAAATGGGAACAGGCCCAGGAGTAAAGAATTCCAATGGTTTACAGAACTGAGGATTTCCCCGGTGAGCTACCAGTGAGACTATCCCCGTGCCCTAATTACGCTCCTGCTAGAACTTTTTTAATTGATGATCTTGGTcatcctggaaaataatgttctCCACTCAAttagaaaagaacagaaattgTGCAAATGGGGGTGATTTTTAAGCTTGAACATAAAGGAGGGACACCGAGAAAGACCCAAAAGGGAGGAAATGCTTGATATTATAATGACTCTGTGTTTTCTGTTTttgtgaagagagaaaagaaacgaATTTCTCCGTTATACTCAGAAAAGCACCCATGGCCAACATCCTAACTCCCATGAATCAGTCAAAAGCCAGGCATCCTTGGGCAATCTGGAAAACACTTCATGGATTCAAGAGGAAGAAATGGGTAAGAATGAGCGAGCCCTGGGCATCACCGGCTCATGCAGAAGGAGCCAAATCCTTATCCCTCAAATGTGCAGGGCTTGCCTACTACAAGCTGTCACAGGGGCAACAGCAGGAAGATAAATTCTGCTCTCAGGGAGCTGACCATCTAATCAGGGGAGAGCAAAGACAAACAGTAGGAGGGAGAGTGAGGCAAGGGCGAAGGAGAGGTCCCAAAAAAGGTTCAATGAGGATTCcaaagatggaggaagagagaaagagaggggaaagagagaaagaaaacaaagggagaatgagaggaaaggaagagagaaaagagaaaggaggtgaaaggagaaagagggaggagaagagagaggaagggagagacaaagaaaatggagaaagaaaatatggagagggagagaaaggaagaaagaaagggagagagaaagagagaagagaggtaaggagaaagagaagaggggagaaaaaaggaaaaaagagagaaaaaacttaCATCTAGAGGTGGTACAGGGGCATCTGAGATGACCCTCCCAGGAAGAGCCTACTGCAGCTATAATCAGATGGCTCCAATTCCTTGAGGAGTGGAAGGAATGGTTCTGTTGCTGTGTCCAGGGTTGTGGGACATGGGCTGTGGCTAAGTGTCCAGGGCCAGGCAGCAGGTACAAGGAGCTATGTGGGATATCTTGCACCCACTTGGTCACCATATAATACGGCTGGGCCCTCAGGCAGGAACTCCCAACTATAAACATATAAACTTTCCAGAGGACTGGGGAATGGAACCAAACCTCAGTCTACTACTTAATAGATATACTCCCATCCCATCCCCGCTGCCTTATTTGAAGCATAAAATAACTtggttaacttaaaaaaaaatgatcatttccttTACTGAAGCTTCATTTTACATCATCATACTTGGCTGAGTGCAGAATGAGGCATTTAGGTTTTGCTTTAAAAGAATCACAAACCACAGCTAAGCCCACTCAGGTTGTCCATCGATGCACAGAAAAGACCTACAATTTTTTACTGTATAATATGACATGAATGCACCAGCCAGGTTCCCTAAATGGGTCCTAAAGTCCTATTTGTCTCTTCAGACCGTGGGGTTCTGGGACATCCCCATATCTCCCCCACTAAAGGGAAGACAGAACTTTCCTAGAAAGCGCCTCACTTGGCTGCTGGACCAGTTGCAGTTACCAGGGTGGGGAGGCTATCAGGCCCTGTAAGAAGCCTGGTAACTAACAGCATGGAGGCCTGTGACTTGCGAGATCTTATACTCTGCCTTTCCCTTTTAATTGTGCAGCTGGTTTGTCTCCTCGAAAAGACAGTCCCACGATTGAGGACCTAGAAGAAAGTTTACAGAAGCTGAAGGTCCACGTGTGCCCACGCTTGGTCCCCAGCTCGAGTCAAGACTCTGACACTGACGATGGCTCTGGTTCGGAGGCCACTGACCTCTGGAGGTCTACTCAGGCTCAGTGGCCTGAAGTCCACCGTGGCCCATCTCCCACGAAGGAGGGGGAAGCCCTGGCACAGGCGCCCGTGCCCTTGGCCAGACCGGTGGGAAACGACTTAAGCCTTAGGACCTTAGGCCTTCCGGTGAGATCCCTGGCTCCCGGCAGGTATAGAGCAGGCCTCCTGGGAAATGAGGTGGCCCCCACTAGCTGCCTGCCATCTGTGACCTTGCTGATGGATGGACCCCCTGCACAGGCCTTCCCCCCGAAACTAGGGGCACCCCACGTGATCGGGGTGAAGTCCCTGCTGCCTCCTAAGATCCCAGTGCGGTCCTGCTCTCCCGGCATACCTCGAGGCAGGTCCCTTTCTCTCACCCGCTCCCATTCTTTCTCCCCTGCTTCCAAGAGGACTCGATGGGTCCGGTCTCGGTCACAGTCCCCCAGGCCCATCTGGAGACCCACCTCAGCCAAAGCCAATGCTTGTGCACAGCCTCCCCCTCAGCTCATCCGGCCCGGAGGGAGcagaaagaaaatgactcctaGCAGACCGTCTCGATCTCGAACTTGTAAAACGGGGCACTGGGCCACCCGCCGGGCCTGCATGACCCCTGAACCCAGGGAGGAAGATGCCCTGGACCACTCCTGGAGCCCTTACTGCCTACCTGTGCCTGGAATCTCCTCTCCCCTGGCTCAGGAGATGAACGAAAGGTAACACTCAGACTGCAGCCACAGCCCCTTTCAGTTTGCAGAGTCTCTTTTCATAGGTGGGGCCTCTGAGGAGGCATCTAGCAGTCCTGGGAGGTAAATAAATGCTGGTATTATTCTCTAACTGCAAGATtaaaaactgaggtttagaggaaatgacttgcccaatcaTACAGTTagaatctgaggcaggattccagTTCAGGCCTTCTGATTAGCAGGTTCTGTGTCCGGGCCCCTGCATACTCCCCCCGGCTCTTCCTGCTACCTTGGTGGGATTTCCCCTATAACTGAAGAGTTGCCGCGAAGCTTAGTGGGGGGCAGCTTCCAGAGAAAGCGCCACTCCTAAGTCTTTGCTCTGCCAGATGGCACTTTGTGGGAAATGGGGGGGAGGGTAGTTTTAAAACATCTGAAATAAAGGTATCTCTTCCACGCCCCAAGTCACAGTTTTCATCTTTAAGAGGGTATGTTCCATTTGTGGCTTTCAAAGAAACAGGGCCTGGAACCACTTCTCTGGGAGGCTTTAACAAATCAGTCCCTTTAGCAAGCCAGGATGTCTGTTACTTCCATCAGTGGCTGCATCCATTGGAGGCAGTAATCCCTAAatgcacatttaaaaaatgttctttggacacttaacacttcctggctgtgtgaccctgggcaagtcacttaaccccaattgcctcagcaaaaaaaaaaaaaaaaatactttgtatgGAGAGGTGATGGTTTGcagttatttgaatattttttaaattacatataaaaacacttttaacattcatttttctgaattccaaGTCCTGTCCTGAGAAACAGTTTGATGTGGGTTTTACacgtgtagtcatgcaaaatgtaGATTTGTGGTCGTTTGGGTATTGTGAGACATGGCTGTTgtgtcaagaaaaaaaaggataatttttcttttttttttttcttttaaaaaaactatttattggGCCCATGCTATATATAGCCCAGGTGCTACAGGGTGGTACATTTGAGGTAGACACCCAAGCCTAAGGCCTGTCACTAACATGCCATTTGTTTTGACAAGTGACATCTTGGTTAATCAGATCAGCTCAGGCGAGGGAAACTTGGAGAATGGTTGTTGGGTTTAGAACCAGAGTTGGGGCTAAACTAAAGGGGTACCATGACAGCTTAGAACCCCATGTCTCTGTATTGCAGGTTCTTCCAGACCCTCACAGAAAGTAATGTGCATCAGTCCCTGGGGACCATGGACCCAATCCAGAAAACCTTGACACGACTCCGTTTGCAGCGCCTTCGGGCAGAGGAAGAGTGGGTACTAGAACTGAAGAGGCAGCAAGAACTGGAACGGACCCGAGGTCCCAGGTCCAAGTGGTAGGTGCTAAGAGTTCTTTGGGGGCCCTGGAAATAAAGGGATGCTCCTGCCTCCCAGGGGCCAGAGCAGGCGTGATGAGACCATAGCCTTCTGGGACCATCTGAGCCATTTCTGGATCTGCCGGGATGCTCTATTTTATGGCTCTGAAGTCCTCGCTCCTTTGGGTTTCTCTTGGACTACCTCCTGTTTCTTTTAGTAGAATTGGAAAAGCACCTTTACCATGGGTTATTTTTCAGCCACATTTTAAAAGCACTCTGGGTAATTAGCAGGTTGTAGCTTAATTTTCATGGAGAACTGAAGGACCCCTGCTGAAGCCTTCTTCCTAAGCCTCTTTCTGGTATGACAGGAACCTGCCAGGAGACCTCAACCTCCAGCAGGTTCTTCCAGGATGGAGAACCTTGAAATCCAGACTTAGGCTATGAGCCTGCTGTCCATGAGCCAGCCTGATAAAGCTTAGAGAGGCTGTCTCTGGGCTGCCCATATCAGGGACACCAGCAATACCCAAGGCCCTCGGGGTGGCCAAATCAGATTCTCTGAAaggcaaatattttttaaagacattgaCATCCATCTGAAGACTCCCGGCCCATATGAGGGTTAGTGGTGACCCGTTTTCTGCCTCTGCTCAAGAACGAGGAGTCTTGATGGCTCCTTAGCCTGCCTTGGATTTGTCAGTGCAAGGCCAGAAGGAAGATGGTGGCTTGTGCAGCTGTGCTGTGCCCCACCCTCCATCCTGCTGTGAGCCCTGTTCTAGACAAAGTTCAGTCCTGAGATTTCCTGATATAGCAGCTGGTTCcctttcccaccccctccccagaatGGGGCCTGTCCCCAGGACTGCTTCGTTACTTTCCCTGTGCAGCCTGGGGGTGGGCTCTTTGAGGTCCTCCACTGCCTACCTTTCCACCCCCACCTCCAATTTACAGGCCACTGAAGAGGTCTTTGAACCTCCAGTCTTCGATCTGTGAATTGGTGTCTACCTGATCCCTCCTCCTATCTTATCCCTAGTAACAATGTTACTAGGCAACCTCATCTAACAGGCAGAGCGCCAACTGCCAGAAAGCATAGTCTCTtcttggaaaaaagaaagttacatagTCTATAAAAAATGGAGGAACAGCTGAACTAAGGAGCTGGAAGCTGGGCTCAGGTCTTAAAGTTTGACTAAAGTCAGGCGTTGTGCTCCTCGGGGAGCAGTGCTGTCCGTATTCCAAGTGGCTTGTTATTTCAGATGCACTCTGTTCTAGTCTGTTTCCCAGCTGCCCCGTAGCCCCGAGTCAGACACTAGGCTGTTTGTTCTCGGACAATTTGGACAGTGTTTGTTACTCTGTTTCTACAGAAACCCTTCATTCCCCTAGGAGGAAGCCCCACATAAAATCTCAGAACTGTGCTGGCCCCCGTTGTGGCCGACCGCACACATGGCTGGTCGCGCTCCTGGCTTTCCGTGCCCAGCCTGCTGGATGCCCTATGACAACATGGGAACATGTAATCCCTCCTTAATACCTTGAGCGCAGACGTTCTTTCCAGGACTCGGAGTGGCTGGGAGATGTCTGCAGCCATGCTTCCAGATGCAACATGGTCTGCGGCAGAGATCAGCTTGACTGAACTCACTCCCGAGCCTTGGTTATTTCAGCAGCTTGTGCCCTCACTCACCCTTTGCTCTTTAGACGCGTGCTCCAGAGGCTGATGCTGTGGTCCCTGGGCAAAAGGGGAAGGGCCCATTCCAAGCACTTGTCATCATCTTCTCATTAGCCCCCGTATCCTCTTCACAGAGAATCAAAGGGATGACAATACTAACAGCACACGGCAACGTCTGCATTTCCTCTCCTCTGGCAGGCTGTGCAGACTTAGATCCACTCAGTAGCTTCCCTTTTTATGCATCAGATCAATTAAAATAATGGGCGACCCTGTTTATAGAACTGGACAATTCTTCCCtgtcctctccttctccctccccattttttttGACTGCCTGATGTGGGGTGAACAGGTAAGCCACAGATGGAGTGTTCTTCACTCTGTCTCCCACTGCTGTCCCCCGTGCCCCCGCCCTCGTACAGCCCCTCATCCCTCCCAGGTTGGGGGTCCCTGCTTACTCTGACCACCTGTGCTGCGCCACATCTCTGTGGGCCAGCACAGCTGTTTCTGATTTTCAGGTATGAGATGAAAAGCTCCCAGTTCCACTATGAAGCCCACAAACATAATGAGTGGCTGAGGAACAGCCAGGACTCACCGTTCCTCTATAACTACAGACAAGAACTGGCTTCCAGGGCCGAGGAGTTTGAGGAACGCTCCAAGCCTCCCCATCTGGATTCCTTTTTAACGCGGCAGGATCATTAGTAACGGGATTGGAAGGCTAATGAAGCTCCAGGCTGAAGCCTTAGCATTCTCCGGGGTTCTCTGCTTTTGTGGAATGGAGAGCAAGTCGGTCACTGTCTTCCAGCGTGAAGACCCCAAATCCAGAGGGGCCTGCCTTCAAAAGAGGGACAGGACGAGATGGCGCTGCGTTCTGAATGGCCAAAGACTGGAAGGTGCCATCTTGGAAGAGAGAAATCTGAAGCCCGAAGGAGACACAGACTTCTCTCTCTCGTCCCCATTGCTAAAACCAAGCAGAGAAGGGCTGGCTTCTTCTGGAGAGCTGTTTATCCATTCATTCTCTTGCTTAAAGGGttcttattaaatacctaccatcGCCAAGCGAGATACAAAGTTAAGCTAAGACAACTCTTGTTCTCAATTCAATCCAGTCAAACAAGTACCAAGTGGGGTTCTCTACATGACATGCAGGAAGCTAATGTCTTCAAAGGGATAACATACACAGAATAAACCCGAACATACAATATTACGAGAAGAGTGCCCCAGAGAGCTGCCGAGAGCAATGTGGATCCAAGGAAGAAGGTTGTTGCCAGCCAGGGCTCGGTGGGGTGGAAGCTAGAGATTGGGGAAGTCTTCCTGGACAAAGTAGTGATGGATTTGAGCTTTGAAGAGTGAATAAATATTCAGCAAGCAAAGAGGGGGGACAAAGCCCGGGACAGGAGCTGCTGGTGTTGGTGTTGGCCACATGACAAACATGATTAAATAAAACGTTCTGCTTGATAGTGTTTGAACGTCCCCGGCACTTCCCAGCTCTTTGGGGTTTATAAAAGTGTATGTACTGGGTCTAATTAACTATCCGGGGAGGAGTCAGAAGCAACTGCCTCAGTACACGATTTCCTCCTTAACATTTAAGACACCTGAATTATGTTTATTACTTGAATGTGTGGTTGGGTCACAAGCTAGACTTTTGAGATAAGGCCGGGTTTCTAGGTGACAGGTGGGACAATCATGTTAGGACCGATTGGCAGAATTCCAAAGAAAGTTCCTGTCTGATTAGACATAAAATATACCAGATTTTTATCGAGGAGCGTTCGTGTGATCATTACCTGGCAGCTCAAGACATAGCATCCCCAAGGGGACAATGTCATAGGGTCAGCTTTCCCCCTTAATGGCAGCAACCAAGACCAAACAGACTCTGGGGGAAATGAGTCAGAGGTATTTTGTGGCCAGGAGATGGCACTGCAGCTCCAATCTCTGGCCCAGAATCCTCTTTGATTGCTGGTTGGGTTGCAAAGgagagtttttaatcttttttttcaaagggCTTTCACTTGAGCCGGTTTCATCCAAACCAGAAGCTTTGGGTCCATGCCTGATGTTGGCACATGGGAAGTTCCAGTCAGCATAAATGCTGGATCCAGAGACACTCAGGTGAAAATCATTTGGGGGGATCCGCCCCATGGGCTATAATTGTCCTAAGTGAAGCTCTCTGCCCTGACTGggagtgggagagaagagaggagagagataaatCAAGACCCAGAGAATGGAGAGTTGGCTTGGGGCCAGAGTAACGGGACTACAAGGCTTTCCTACATAACATTAAGTagctactatgtgctaagtactgctACAAACAGGCAAAAACCAGTCCCTGCTTGGAGAGGCTTACAGTCTAATGACATAGAGACACATCCACATCCACATTCATGCATATAAACATTTTGATTTTCACCCATGCCTCAGGACATGGTATATGTATGCTAGAACTGCATTCCAAGACCTTACACGTGTCACCATCAAGCACCATTAAATACAACGCTGAGTCACAGAAGTCTTAATTTGCACTGGTTTTCTCCAACACCTTACGCctagacaaaacaaaaaccctgacTTAGAACGTTCGCTAGGGATCGAATGTTTACGCTGAAAATCTAATAATCAGCAGCACACCcgttatataatataaaaaaatataatacatgataaaaatattaaaaatatatataaccacatgtatattataaattgtgtgtgtctgtgtgtggcTAAGTGGTATAAAATAGTGTTGATCTTAATTTTTTGGTTGGGAATTTCCTGATGTCTTCCCAGCCCTAACtcctagtatagttttgctgtatatgtattaaaaaaaaaaaaaaaagtatttgcagAAGGAAGATAGCCACCCCACCCATCTTAGTCCAGGGAGCTAGACTTCATAGGCAAGCCTTCTTGAAAAGGCTTGAATGACTAACATAAATATTAAGGATTTCTTGTGTGAAAGGGAATAAATATGGTATTCCAAGCAATAGAGTTGCaggcctggagtcacaaagatgaTTCTTCCCAAGTTTATAACcggcctcaagacacttaactgATTTGCCTCagttaaccccatttgcctcagtttcctcatccattaaatgagctggagaaggaaatgacaaaccagtttctttgccaagaaaatcccaaatgaggtcaccacatatatatgtgtgtgtgtcatacacatatatagacatatacatctCTTCCTTAGCCACGTAGGCTGTTCTCAGACTGGCTCACCTAACTCATAGAATCAGAGATTTCAAGCTAGAAAGGATTCCAGGGATCAAGTGAGATTTTATGTAAAATGATGCTTTGGAAGCCTTTTGTAAATCTCAAAACACCCTATAAACATGAGCCCTCCAGCCCATCCCTCCTGCTTTGTGAAGAGCTGAGTGCAGAGGGGTTTACTGTCCCAGAGGTGGTTGCAAGAGCTCTGGGTCCCATGTGAAGGGCTGGGCTGGACTCATTTATAGGCCCCCTCCCAGTTCACTGCGACCCCTGACCCTGAAGGCTCTGCAGAAGGCCGATCCCTGCTGATTCCCCCTTGGGGTCATGCTTTCTGTGCCCGTGACCGGCTCTTTAAAGAGATGGAAGCTGGATCTGGGCAGCTCTGCTTTGCTTCTCTCTGAGACAGGCGGGGCTCCCTTGGTGGGGGGGCTCGCCTATTAGGCTACTCAGCAAATTCTGCAGATGTTCCCTCTGGAGGAGTTGTCATCCTTGCCTCGTGCTTTAGATTTTGCTAAGTAATTTCCTCCATCTTCCCATTTTCGCTGTGAATGCTCAACGCCCATCATTATGTGGCGAAGAAAGTTAGCATGACCAGGATTTGCACCTTCTCCCTAGTGAACACCCAGCTTGCTTGGAACACCATATTTATTCCCTTTCACACAAGAAATCCTTAATAGTTGTGGAAGTCCTTCAAGCCTTTTCAAGTCAGTGCCCGTGAAGTCTGTCTCCCTCATCTAAAATGGGCCCGGTGGCTACCTTCCTTctgcaaatgcttttttttttttccccatatacaGCCAGGCTATATTAGGAGTTAGGGCTGGAAAAAGACCAGGAAATTCCAAACAATAGAATAAATTAAGATCAAGCTAAAGAATGCATAGTTGGAAGCGATGACATGATAGCTATCTTCGGAGATTTGAAAGGTTGTAATGTGATAGCATTGGTCTTGTTTTTCTTGATCCTGGGAGCAAAATTAGGAACAAAGAATGGATggataaaaaaagcatttaataagcaaacaatatatgtcaggcactgtgccagaTGTGAGGATCCAAACACAAAAAGCAAGACAGCACCTGTCCTTTAAGAAGCTTTCCTTCTAAAAGAGgaaaagctatataaatacaaGGGAGGGATGTGAGGGGAGGTTATAGGACTTTTGAGTGGGGACCCTAAGAGAGGGGCTTGACACGCTCCTTTCCAGGGCAATGGCAAAATGGATTAGATTGTGGTTCCAGGATTGTGGTGGCAGGGAGACGTAAGGGCCAGATGAGTGTGGAACGAATCAGATTTTAGGTTGCAAGTAAGGAAAATCTTTCTGCCCAAGAGAATGGTCCAAAGGTATTTGGGGCTGCCTTGGAGAAAGCAGACTTCCTGTTAACGTAGCCCACTAGGTAAGGCCGGATAGGTTACTAATTGGCAATGCTGCTGTTGGCACAAATACTTGTGCTAGTTGTGAGGTCATTGATAAAATTGCTTTCTAACAATATGCTTTTAATTTAGACACTCCTATGGAGATCATGACAACATcaagattatacaacaatcaattctgatgaacatgattctttccaacaatgagatgatcgaTGCCAGtcccaatgaccttgtgatgaagagagtcatctgcccccaaagagaggactgtgggaactgagggtggatcacaacatagcatcctcactctttttgttgttcgcttgcattttgttttcttactttcttttttaaaatttctctt
Proteins encoded in this region:
- the LOC127556010 gene encoding uncharacterized protein LOC127556010 isoform X3, encoding MAAAKKQVPQEPLSFVLRGHRAPLREKRNEFLRYTQKSTHGQHPNSHESVKSQASLGNLENTSWIQEEEMAGLSPRKDSPTIEDLEESLQKLKVHVCPRLVPSSSQDSDTDDGSGSEATDLWRSTQAQWPEVHRGPSPTKEGEALAQAPVPLARPVGNDLSLRTLGLPVRSLAPGRYRAGLLGNEVAPTSCLPSVTLLMDGPPAQAFPPKLGAPHVIGVKSLLPPKIPVRSCSPGIPRGRSLSLTRSHSFSPASKRTRWVRSRSQSPRPIWRPTSAKANACAQPPPQLIRPGGSRKKMTPSRPSRSRTCKTGHWATRRACMTPEPREEDALDHSWSPYCLPVPGISSPLAQEMNERFFQTLTESNVHQSLGTMDPIQKTLTRLRLQRLRAEEEWVLELKRQQELERTRGPRSK
- the LOC127556010 gene encoding uncharacterized protein LOC127556010 isoform X2, with product MGRYIEKRNEFLRYTQKSTHGQHPNSHESVKSQASLGNLENTSWIQEEEMAGLSPRKDSPTIEDLEESLQKLKVHVCPRLVPSSSQDSDTDDGSGSEATDLWRSTQAQWPEVHRGPSPTKEGEALAQAPVPLARPVGNDLSLRTLGLPVRSLAPGRYRAGLLGNEVAPTSCLPSVTLLMDGPPAQAFPPKLGAPHVIGVKSLLPPKIPVRSCSPGIPRGRSLSLTRSHSFSPASKRTRWVRSRSQSPRPIWRPTSAKANACAQPPPQLIRPGGSRKKMTPSRPSRSRTCKTGHWATRRACMTPEPREEDALDHSWSPYCLPVPGISSPLAQEMNERFFQTLTESNVHQSLGTMDPIQKTLTRLRLQRLRAEEEWVLELKRQQELERTRGPRSKWYEMKSSQFHYEAHKHNEWLRNSQDSPFLYNYRQELASRAEEFEERSKPPHLDSFLTRQDH
- the LOC127556010 gene encoding uncharacterized protein LOC127556010 isoform X1, coding for MAAAKKQVPQEPLSFVLRGHRAPLREKRNEFLRYTQKSTHGQHPNSHESVKSQASLGNLENTSWIQEEEMAGLSPRKDSPTIEDLEESLQKLKVHVCPRLVPSSSQDSDTDDGSGSEATDLWRSTQAQWPEVHRGPSPTKEGEALAQAPVPLARPVGNDLSLRTLGLPVRSLAPGRYRAGLLGNEVAPTSCLPSVTLLMDGPPAQAFPPKLGAPHVIGVKSLLPPKIPVRSCSPGIPRGRSLSLTRSHSFSPASKRTRWVRSRSQSPRPIWRPTSAKANACAQPPPQLIRPGGSRKKMTPSRPSRSRTCKTGHWATRRACMTPEPREEDALDHSWSPYCLPVPGISSPLAQEMNERFFQTLTESNVHQSLGTMDPIQKTLTRLRLQRLRAEEEWVLELKRQQELERTRGPRSKWYEMKSSQFHYEAHKHNEWLRNSQDSPFLYNYRQELASRAEEFEERSKPPHLDSFLTRQDH